Part of the Herpetosiphonaceae bacterium genome is shown below.
AAGTCGTTTCCAGTTCGCTTTGGGGTCATCGGCATCAATCACAACCACATCTACGGTCAGGTCGATCTGCTGCTGCGTGTCGGCGCGGAGCTGGTCGCGGTCTTCGCGCCTGAGCCGGATCTGCTCGCCAGCTTCACCAAGACGTACCCGCAGGCACGTATCGTCCGCAGCGAAGCAGAGATCCTCGAAGATCCAACGATCCACCTGATCGTCAGCGCGGCTATTCCGGCCCAGCGCGCACGCATCGGAATCGCAGCGATGCAGCACGGCAAAGACTATATGAGCGATAAGCCGGGCTTCACGACGCTGGAGCAACTGGCAGAGGCGCGGCGGGTCCAGGCCGAGACGCAGCGGATCTACTCGATCTGCTATAGCGAGCGCTTTGAAAATCCTGCGACCGTGCAGGCGGGCACGCTGGTCAAATCGGGCGCGATCGGGCGGGTGATCCAGACGATCGGGCTGGGGCCGCACCGGGCGAACCTGTCAAGCCGCCCCGACTGGTTCTTTCGTCGGGCGGAGTACGGCGGGATTCTCACCGATATTGCCTCGCACCAGGCCGATCAGTTTTTGTTTTTCACGGGCTCGACCAGCGTCGAGATCGTCGCGGCGCAGGTTGCCAACTACCAGCACCCAGAGTATCCTGAGCTGGAAGATTTCGGCGATCTCACGGTTCGCGGCGACCAGGGCACGGGCTATATTCGCGTCGACTGGTTCACGCCCGGCGGCCTCGACGCCTGGGGCGATACCCGGCTGACGATCCTGGGCACGGACGGCTATATCGAGGTCCGTAAAAACATCGACATCGCCGGACGACCCGGCGCGAATCATCTGTTTCTCGTCGATCAGCAGGCGACGCGCTACATCGACTGTAGCCAGGTTACGCTGCCGTATGGCGCGCAGCTCGTCGGCGATATTATCAACCGCACCGAAGCCGCGATGACGCAGGAGCACTGTTTTCTGGCGGCGGAACTCGTGCTTCGTGCGCAGGCACAGGCCGCGCGCTTGGGGTATCTCACATCATGAGCCAACGATTAAACGTGGCCGTCGTCGGCGGCGGCGTCGGCAGCCAGCATATTAGCGCATTCCAAGAGCTGTCCGATCAATTCGAGGTGCTGGCGATCTGCGACATCGACGCGGCGAAGGCGCGGGCGCTGGCAACGTCGATGGAAATTCCGCGCGTCACCACCGATCTGGCCGAGCTGTGCCGGATGGATGATCTTGACGTGATCTCGATCTGCACGCCGCCGCATCTGCATTTCGAGCAGATCCAGCAGGTGCTTGAGGCCGGTAAGCACGCGGTCTGCGAGAAGCCGCTCGTCGGCTCGGTCAAGGCCGTAGACGAGCTTCAGCGGATCGAGGCGGCGTCGGGGAAGCGGGTGATGCCTATTTTTCAGTATCGCTTTGGGCACGGCCTGCAAAAGCTGAAATTTCTGGTCGAGCAGGGCTTGACCGGAACGGCCTATGTCTCGACCGTCGAGACGGCCTGGCGCAGACGCGCCGCGTACTACGCCGTGCCCTGGCGCGGCAAGTGGCGGACGGAGCTGGGCGGCACGCTGCTCAGCCACGCGATCCACTCGCACGACATGCTCTGCTATATTCTCGGCCCGATCAAGAATGTGTTTGCGCGGACGGCCACACGCATCCACGCGATCGAGGTCGAAGATTGCGCCTCGGTTTCGCTTGAGATGGCCGATGGATCGCTGGCCTCGCTGACGGTGACGGTCGGATCGGTGCCTGAGATCACCCGGCATCGCTTTTGCTTCCAGAATTTGACCGCCGAGAGCAATACGCGGCCCTACCACAACTCATTCGAGCCGTGGACCTTTACCGGCGATACGCCGGAGCTGGAAGAGCAGATCGCGGAGGCGCTGCGCCGCTTCGTGCCGCTGCCGGAGCGCTTTACCGGGCAGTTCTATCGCTTTCATCAGGCGCTCGAAGCCGGAGCGGAGGTGCCGGTGACATTGGCCGATGCGCGCGCGGCGCTTGAGCTGATCAGCGCGATGTATCACTCCAGCCGGACCGAGCAGCCGGTTGATCTGCCGATTGGCCGCGATCATCCGGCCTACGCAAGCTGGCTGCCCCAGGAAGCGCGGTAGGTGGCCGCGATGGATGCGGATCGGCTGCTGACGGCCTCACTGCGCGACCATCCGCAGGGCCGCGCGCTAGCTGAGATCATGGCCCAGGCGCTCGCGGCGGTTGATCCGGCTGCATCCGTGCGGCGCTCTTTGTGGCGGGAAGGCTCCACGGTTGTGGTCGGCGAGCGGCGCTACGCGCTCAGCGCGGATGCACGGGTGGTCGTCGTGGGCGGCGGGAAGGCGGGCGCGCCGATGGCCGAGGCAGCCTACGCGGTGCTGGGCGATCGGATCGCGGCAGGGCTGATGGTGGTCAAAGAAGGCCATCTCGGCGCATCCGGCAGCCAGATCGGCCCGATCGCGCTGTGGGAGGCAAGCCATCCTGTGCCCGATCAGCGCGGCGTGGACACGACGCAGCGCATGCTGCGGCTGTTTGAAGGCGTCCGCGAGCACGATCTCGTGCTGGTTTTGCTCTCCGGTGGAGCATCGGCCTTGATGACGCTGCCAGCTGTTGGCGTGTCACTCGCCGACATGCAGGGCTTGACCGGCGCGCTGCTGCGCTGTGGCGCGTCGATCGGTGAGATCAACACGCTGCGCAAACATTGCTCGCAGGTTGCCGGAGGTCAGCTTGCGCTGCGTGCCGCTCCGGCGCAGGTCGCAGCCCTGATCGTCTCGGATGTGGTCGGCTCGCCGCTCGATGTGATCGCGTCCGGCCCGACCGTGCCCGACCCCACGACCTACGCCGATGCCTGGGCGATCGTCGAGCGATACGGCCTGGAGCAGACGCTCCCACCCGCTGTTGCCGCGCACCTCCAGGCGGGCGCTGCTGGCGTGCGCGCTGAGACTCCCAAGGCCGACGCCGCGCTCTGGCAACGAGTCTATAATCAGGTGATCGCCTCCAATGCAACCGCAGCCGACACAGCGGCGGCGGCAGCCAGGGCGCGTGGCTTCCACAGCCTCGTGCTCACGACCTATCTCGAAGGCGAGGCGCGCGAGGTCGGGAAGGTTGCCGCTGCGCTGGCGCGGGAAGTGGCGCTCCGTGGCACGCCGCTCGAACGACCGGCGCTGATCATCGTCGGCGGTGAAACGACGGTGACGCTGCGCGGCGGTGGCCTCGGCGGTCGTAATCAGGAGGTCGCGTTGGGTGCGGTCGGCGCGCTGGCGGGATTGCGCGATACGCTGGTGATCGCGCTTGCCACAGATGGCGGCGATGGCCCGACCGATGCGGCTGGCGCTGTGGTTACGGGCGATACCTGGGCGCGCGCCCAGGCGCAGCATCTCGACCCGGCGCTGGCGCTCCGCGAGAACGACGCTTACCACTTCTTTGCGGCGCTCGACGATCTGCTGCTCCCAGGCCCAACGCTCACCAACGTCAACGATCTGCTCTTGATCGCGGTGCTGTAACCCGCATTGAGGACCGCACATCCCACGCATCAGCAGCTCTCTTGCTCCTGTGCCAGGGCAACGCGGGTGCCAGACCGGGCGCCATGCGGTGCCCTTTGGGCATGGCGCCCGGCATGGTACCCCGGCGTGCGTAGGGGCTGGGATGAGGGCATGGAATTCTGAACTCGAAACTTTGAACTTTGAATTTAGCCTGAACGATGATCGCTGATCAGCACGGCAACGCCAAGCGCCGGTAACGTAAAGGTTCCGGCGATATG
Proteins encoded:
- a CDS encoding Gfo/Idh/MocA family oxidoreductase, with protein sequence MSQRLNVAVVGGGVGSQHISAFQELSDQFEVLAICDIDAAKARALATSMEIPRVTTDLAELCRMDDLDVISICTPPHLHFEQIQQVLEAGKHAVCEKPLVGSVKAVDELQRIEAASGKRVMPIFQYRFGHGLQKLKFLVEQGLTGTAYVSTVETAWRRRAAYYAVPWRGKWRTELGGTLLSHAIHSHDMLCYILGPIKNVFARTATRIHAIEVEDCASVSLEMADGSLASLTVTVGSVPEITRHRFCFQNLTAESNTRPYHNSFEPWTFTGDTPELEEQIAEALRRFVPLPERFTGQFYRFHQALEAGAEVPVTLADARAALELISAMYHSSRTEQPVDLPIGRDHPAYASWLPQEAR
- a CDS encoding DUF4147 domain-containing protein → MDADRLLTASLRDHPQGRALAEIMAQALAAVDPAASVRRSLWREGSTVVVGERRYALSADARVVVVGGGKAGAPMAEAAYAVLGDRIAAGLMVVKEGHLGASGSQIGPIALWEASHPVPDQRGVDTTQRMLRLFEGVREHDLVLVLLSGGASALMTLPAVGVSLADMQGLTGALLRCGASIGEINTLRKHCSQVAGGQLALRAAPAQVAALIVSDVVGSPLDVIASGPTVPDPTTYADAWAIVERYGLEQTLPPAVAAHLQAGAAGVRAETPKADAALWQRVYNQVIASNATAADTAAAAARARGFHSLVLTTYLEGEAREVGKVAAALAREVALRGTPLERPALIIVGGETTVTLRGGGLGGRNQEVALGAVGALAGLRDTLVIALATDGGDGPTDAAGAVVTGDTWARAQAQHLDPALALRENDAYHFFAALDDLLLPGPTLTNVNDLLLIAVL
- a CDS encoding Gfo/Idh/MocA family oxidoreductase, with the protein product MTAIKSFPVRFGVIGINHNHIYGQVDLLLRVGAELVAVFAPEPDLLASFTKTYPQARIVRSEAEILEDPTIHLIVSAAIPAQRARIGIAAMQHGKDYMSDKPGFTTLEQLAEARRVQAETQRIYSICYSERFENPATVQAGTLVKSGAIGRVIQTIGLGPHRANLSSRPDWFFRRAEYGGILTDIASHQADQFLFFTGSTSVEIVAAQVANYQHPEYPELEDFGDLTVRGDQGTGYIRVDWFTPGGLDAWGDTRLTILGTDGYIEVRKNIDIAGRPGANHLFLVDQQATRYIDCSQVTLPYGAQLVGDIINRTEAAMTQEHCFLAAELVLRAQAQAARLGYLTS